In the genome of Desulfofarcimen acetoxidans DSM 771, one region contains:
- a CDS encoding TatD family hydrolase, whose amino-acid sequence MLIDTHAHLDHQKFEQDRDEVIARAGTAGVVKIINAAGDIESSLAGIELARQHSGIYAAVGIHPHDAKDAPEDYLDQLFELAHREKVVAIGEIGLDYYYDFSPRQIQQQIFRAQLELCKKVNLPVIIHNRDAHKDVLDMLQEVGIGPAGGVMHCFSGSWEVAQQCIKLGLNISFAGPVTFQNAGKLKDVAARVPMDKILAETDCPYLTPHPHRGKRNEPAHVGLVVQQIAELKGLSYEEAAAIIYNNAIKLFALED is encoded by the coding sequence ATGCTTATTGATACCCATGCTCACTTGGACCACCAGAAGTTTGAGCAGGACAGGGACGAAGTTATAGCCAGAGCGGGTACTGCCGGGGTGGTAAAAATTATAAATGCAGCCGGCGATATTGAGTCTTCTCTGGCCGGTATCGAGCTGGCGAGACAACATTCCGGGATTTACGCTGCGGTAGGAATACATCCTCATGATGCAAAAGATGCTCCTGAGGATTACCTGGACCAATTGTTTGAGCTGGCCCACAGAGAAAAAGTAGTGGCTATCGGAGAAATTGGTTTGGATTATTACTATGACTTTTCTCCAAGACAGATACAGCAGCAAATATTTCGGGCTCAACTGGAGCTATGTAAAAAGGTAAATTTACCTGTAATTATTCATAACCGGGACGCACATAAAGATGTCCTGGATATGCTGCAGGAGGTTGGAATAGGTCCTGCAGGTGGAGTGATGCATTGTTTTTCCGGCAGTTGGGAAGTGGCACAGCAATGTATAAAGTTGGGTCTTAATATTTCTTTTGCCGGGCCTGTGACCTTTCAAAATGCCGGCAAGCTTAAAGATGTGGCTGCCAGGGTTCCCATGGATAAAATTTTAGCAGAAACCGATTGCCCTTATCTGACGCCTCATCCGCACCGGGGCAAGAGAAATGAACCTGCTCACGTAGGCCTGGTAGTACAGCAAATTGCCGAATTAAAAGGTCTTAGTTATGAGGAGGCGGCAGCAATCATTTATAATAATGCAATAAAATTATTTGCTTTGGAGGATTAG
- a CDS encoding acyl-CoA dehydratase activase translates to MINIGIDIGSRTIGMVVLQQDQVVLTNLLNTGFTPLKTAGEMLASVHRALQDFEIKTGFPASPDETTPNSVQITATGYGRHAAKAEFAQRVITEIKAHAIGVTNLFPQAKTILDIGGQDTKVIQLDSKGNVTDFQMNDKCSAGTGKFLEVMAAALGYNSPEDFGQDALQGKPGIKISNMCTVFAESEAISLLHGGYTRRDIASALHSSTAEKAASMLQRVGLEPPVAFTGGVALNPCIVKMLGEMLQTTLLIPENPQLVGALGAALA, encoded by the coding sequence ATGATTAATATAGGTATAGACATAGGATCGAGAACTATTGGAATGGTGGTTTTGCAGCAAGATCAGGTAGTACTGACCAACCTGCTGAACACCGGGTTTACGCCACTAAAGACAGCCGGTGAAATGCTGGCTTCAGTACACCGGGCTCTGCAGGATTTCGAGATAAAAACCGGTTTTCCTGCCAGTCCAGATGAGACAACTCCGAATTCTGTTCAAATTACCGCCACAGGTTACGGCAGACATGCTGCTAAAGCCGAATTCGCCCAGCGGGTAATTACTGAGATTAAGGCCCATGCGATTGGAGTAACCAACCTTTTTCCGCAGGCCAAAACGATTCTCGATATTGGCGGTCAAGATACCAAGGTTATTCAATTAGACAGCAAAGGCAATGTAACTGACTTTCAAATGAATGACAAATGCTCGGCCGGAACCGGTAAATTTTTAGAGGTCATGGCTGCGGCTCTGGGCTACAATTCACCCGAAGATTTCGGTCAAGATGCCCTGCAAGGCAAACCGGGCATCAAAATCAGCAATATGTGCACTGTCTTCGCCGAATCGGAAGCCATCTCATTACTGCACGGAGGTTATACCAGGCGTGACATTGCCAGTGCCCTGCACTCATCAACTGCGGAGAAGGCAGCAAGCATGCTGCAGCGGGTAGGCTTAGAACCGCCTGTTGCCTTTACCGGCGGCGTAGCTTTAAATCCCTGTATTGTCAAAATGTTGGGGGAAATGCTGCAAACTACTCTGCTTATACCGGAAAACCCTCAGTTAGTGGGTGCTTTGGGAGCGGCTCTGGCCTGA
- the yabG gene encoding sporulation peptidase YabG, protein MNIKVGDIVGRSSYGCDIFFKVINIYTNVAGQQMAKLKGMDLRLTATAAVSDLVKIDPTHVNAYWHKMMSRNYEEMKRVFSRRQEAHQRSIMRNTGDRIESFDIPGKVLHVDGDKDYLNLCMTTYKQMSIPAHGYNVSEEKQPEKIIELLEKHNPDIVVLTGHDGFIKGQKDFSDLKNYHNSRHYVEAIKSARRYEKNMDDLIIFAGACQSHYEAMLDAGANFASSPKRVLIHAFDPVFIVEKIAYTSIYEAIPLKEVISGTITGFEGVGGMETRGKHRLGIPKSSIEQKPLS, encoded by the coding sequence ATGAATATTAAGGTGGGTGATATAGTCGGCCGATCTTCCTACGGGTGCGACATATTTTTTAAGGTAATAAACATATATACAAATGTAGCCGGGCAGCAAATGGCAAAATTAAAGGGAATGGATTTAAGGCTTACTGCTACTGCTGCTGTAAGTGATTTAGTGAAAATTGATCCCACCCATGTCAATGCTTATTGGCATAAAATGATGAGTAGGAATTATGAGGAAATGAAAAGAGTGTTTTCCAGGCGGCAGGAAGCTCATCAGAGAAGTATCATGAGAAATACCGGTGACAGAATTGAGAGTTTTGATATACCCGGCAAGGTGCTGCATGTAGATGGCGATAAGGATTATTTAAACTTGTGTATGACGACGTATAAGCAAATGAGCATACCGGCGCACGGTTATAATGTGAGCGAAGAAAAACAGCCGGAGAAGATAATAGAACTGTTGGAAAAGCATAATCCTGATATTGTGGTGTTAACCGGTCATGATGGATTCATTAAAGGGCAAAAAGACTTTTCTGACCTGAAGAATTATCATAATTCCAGACATTACGTAGAAGCAATCAAGTCAGCCAGACGCTATGAAAAAAATATGGATGATTTGATTATTTTTGCCGGTGCCTGTCAGTCACATTATGAGGCCATGTTGGATGCAGGTGCCAATTTTGCAAGTTCACCTAAAAGAGTTTTAATCCATGCTTTTGACCCGGTATTTATTGTTGAAAAAATCGCCTATACATCTATTTATGAAGCAATACCTCTAAAGGAAGTGATATCCGGCACTATTACAGGTTTTGAAGGCGTGGGCGGCATGGAAACCAGAGGCAAACATCGCTTAGGTATTCCAAAATCCTCAATTGAACAAAAACCTTTAAGCTAG
- a CDS encoding 3D domain-containing protein, translating into MGKCEKLIGVNLNTANNISADLLNACVLEGVESKIDAGIKIGAGSGSYTERNYDVVSMTDTGITNGGGSEINAGSITGVESEIDAGIDIENNAGVPGALSQAVNPVEEAGEYALATDSGLSEPEVEIWIKENAGNGGVESELVTAVVAGKRGFFAKKVNVLAVVAGVALCAAIGLSVFNWAQKNITLSVDGKKIITKTFASNVQELIEQKKIKLNEKDRLIPQPDTKLTDGLEVAVIRALPVSIDVAGEKLEITSSAQNVKQLIDEQKIGLNERDEVIPALNEKLSPGMKIQVTRVEQKTIEKEVQLAYRTETRYTPSLSRGITRISRAGKAGTEKQIWQVTYRNGEEVSSQMVGSQIVSTPVSKIVDYGTKQQTIDRSGQTYQYSQEMYVIATAYTYTGRNTASGIPPSVGSVAVDPRVIPIGTRLYIEGYGYGRAVDTGGSIKGNKVDVFLESEQQCRKWGVRKVKVYVLG; encoded by the coding sequence ATGGGTAAATGTGAAAAATTAATAGGGGTAAACCTTAATACAGCTAACAATATTTCTGCAGATTTGCTCAATGCCTGTGTTTTGGAAGGTGTTGAGAGCAAGATCGATGCCGGGATCAAGATCGGTGCCGGGTCTGGAAGCTATACCGAAAGAAATTACGATGTTGTTTCTATGACTGATACCGGGATTACGAACGGTGGGGGGTCTGAGATCAATGCCGGCAGCATTACCGGTGTTGAGTCTGAGATTGATGCCGGGATCGATATCGAAAATAATGCTGGTGTGCCGGGTGCTCTTTCGCAGGCTGTTAATCCTGTAGAGGAAGCTGGCGAATATGCCCTGGCAACAGATAGCGGCCTTAGTGAGCCGGAAGTGGAAATATGGATAAAGGAAAATGCTGGTAATGGCGGAGTGGAATCCGAGCTGGTGACAGCCGTTGTGGCAGGTAAGCGAGGTTTCTTCGCCAAAAAGGTTAATGTGTTGGCAGTTGTTGCCGGAGTAGCCTTGTGCGCTGCAATTGGTTTATCTGTTTTTAACTGGGCACAAAAAAATATAACTCTATCGGTTGATGGCAAAAAGATTATCACTAAAACTTTTGCTTCAAATGTACAGGAATTGATTGAACAGAAAAAAATAAAGCTTAATGAAAAAGACAGGTTAATTCCTCAACCTGATACAAAACTGACAGACGGATTAGAAGTAGCAGTTATCAGAGCTTTGCCGGTCAGTATTGATGTAGCCGGTGAGAAACTGGAGATAACCAGTTCAGCTCAAAATGTGAAGCAATTAATTGATGAGCAGAAAATTGGATTAAACGAGAGGGATGAGGTTATACCGGCTCTCAATGAGAAGCTCTCACCCGGTATGAAAATTCAGGTTACCCGTGTAGAGCAGAAGACTATAGAGAAGGAAGTTCAGCTTGCTTATCGCACAGAGACCAGATACACACCGTCACTATCCAGAGGCATAACCAGGATATCTCGTGCCGGTAAAGCCGGAACCGAAAAACAGATTTGGCAGGTTACTTACAGGAACGGAGAAGAAGTCAGCAGTCAAATGGTTGGCAGTCAAATTGTATCAACTCCCGTATCCAAAATAGTTGATTATGGTACGAAGCAGCAGACAATTGATCGTAGCGGCCAGACATACCAATACTCACAGGAAATGTATGTGATTGCAACTGCTTATACTTATACAGGCCGTAATACCGCTTCCGGTATACCTCCTTCAGTCGGTTCCGTAGCTGTAGATCCGCGTGTGATACCAATTGGCACCAGACTTTATATTGAAGGCTATGGTTACGGAAGAGCTGTTGATACAGGTGGTTCAATAAAAGGAAATAAAGTTGATGTATTTTTGGAATCTGAACAACAGTGCAGAAAATGGGGTGTACGGAAGGTAAAAGTATATGTACTGGGATAA
- a CDS encoding ribonuclease H-like YkuK family protein yields the protein MWISPSKGVMTFSQVLLKIKEEMEKGYNHDSFRLMVGCDSQTRKNTTFVTAIILHKVGRGAIFFYHKNTVRKIPVMQKRIFSEAAYSLGVAGQLADYLSRINLDVQVEIHVDIGENGETNKMLKEVIGMVAGSGFQCRVKPYSVAASWCADRFNKSETVLSNEYI from the coding sequence ATGTGGATAAGTCCGTCTAAGGGGGTTATGACTTTTTCTCAGGTGTTATTAAAGATAAAAGAGGAAATGGAGAAAGGTTATAATCATGACTCCTTCCGTTTAATGGTAGGCTGTGATTCACAAACCAGGAAGAATACCACTTTCGTTACTGCTATTATTCTGCATAAGGTCGGCAGGGGAGCTATATTTTTTTATCATAAAAATACTGTGCGAAAAATACCGGTGATGCAAAAGAGAATTTTTAGCGAGGCTGCTTATAGTTTAGGGGTTGCCGGCCAGCTAGCGGATTATCTGTCGCGAATAAACTTAGATGTTCAGGTAGAGATACATGTTGACATAGGTGAAAATGGGGAAACAAATAAAATGCTAAAAGAAGTTATCGGCATGGTAGCCGGCTCCGGTTTCCAGTGCAGGGTTAAACCCTATTCAGTAGCCGCATCCTGGTGTGCGGACCGGTTTAACAAGTCCGAGACGGTGCTGTCTAATGAGTATATTTAG
- a CDS encoding DUF169 domain-containing protein, producing MKSKIAEAIGLKTKPVAILLSNAKPEDAMQFKEGRWGCVAAMFTAAAMKGKSAVFDRKTYGCPGGGVGLGFGNLYLDFPGGFDYFLSIGNPEFCNTELGKNIVRIMQSLKDGEAYKKTPELVKSFVDWLPITEVPAEYVIFKPLSEVKEDETPEVVTFLVTADQLSAMVVLANYDRKGSENVMIPFAAGCHNFFLVPYNEGKSDLPRAVVGMTDISVRKHMPKDMLSFAMPYKRFLEMEDNVEGSFLQRHCWLEVLPRNNSGDEK from the coding sequence GTGAAGTCTAAAATTGCTGAAGCTATTGGTTTAAAAACCAAACCCGTAGCCATATTACTCAGTAACGCAAAACCAGAAGATGCCATGCAATTCAAGGAGGGTCGCTGGGGCTGTGTGGCAGCAATGTTTACAGCCGCTGCCATGAAAGGCAAATCAGCGGTATTTGACAGAAAAACCTATGGTTGCCCCGGCGGTGGGGTAGGTTTAGGCTTTGGTAACCTCTACCTTGATTTTCCTGGTGGTTTTGACTATTTCCTCTCTATTGGCAACCCTGAGTTCTGCAATACCGAACTGGGCAAAAATATAGTTAGAATCATGCAATCCTTAAAAGACGGGGAAGCCTATAAAAAGACACCTGAACTGGTAAAATCATTTGTTGACTGGCTGCCAATAACGGAAGTGCCGGCAGAATATGTTATCTTTAAGCCGCTTTCGGAAGTAAAAGAGGATGAGACACCTGAAGTAGTAACATTTCTGGTCACAGCCGACCAGCTCTCCGCCATGGTTGTACTGGCCAACTATGACCGTAAAGGCAGCGAGAACGTAATGATTCCCTTCGCAGCAGGATGCCACAATTTTTTCCTTGTTCCCTACAATGAAGGCAAATCTGATCTGCCAAGAGCAGTAGTCGGCATGACGGATATCTCTGTACGCAAGCACATGCCCAAAGATATGCTGTCCTTTGCCATGCCTTATAAGAGATTCCTGGAAATGGAAGATAATGTAGAAGGGAGCTTCCTGCAGCGGCATTGCTGGCTGGAGGTATTACCTAGAAATAATAGCGGCGATGAAAAATAG
- the cobO gene encoding cob(I)yrinic acid a,c-diamide adenosyltransferase, with amino-acid sequence MSEKNARGLIMTFTGNGKGKTTAALGMALRALGQGMRVIVLQFIKGGREYGELLMEEKLGPNFEIRQMGLGFVRNLSEQQKEQHKQAAIEALGLAAQIIGSDKYRMVILDEVFYGIKYGFFTISDLLELLRSKPYDLHLVLTGRDAPEEIIVLSDLVTEMKEIKHPYKQGIVAQKGVEF; translated from the coding sequence GTGTCTGAAAAAAACGCCAGAGGGTTAATTATGACTTTTACCGGTAACGGTAAGGGAAAGACCACCGCTGCCCTGGGCATGGCTTTACGAGCCCTGGGCCAGGGTATGAGGGTAATTGTATTGCAGTTTATCAAGGGTGGCAGAGAGTACGGCGAATTACTTATGGAGGAAAAGCTCGGTCCAAATTTTGAAATAAGGCAAATGGGTTTGGGTTTTGTTCGGAACTTATCCGAGCAACAAAAGGAGCAGCATAAACAGGCAGCTATTGAAGCATTGGGGTTGGCTGCTCAGATAATTGGTTCCGACAAATACCGTATGGTTATTTTAGACGAAGTTTTTTACGGCATAAAGTATGGTTTTTTTACAATCTCAGATTTGCTGGAATTATTGCGGAGTAAGCCTTATGATTTGCATTTAGTACTGACAGGCCGGGACGCGCCGGAAGAAATAATCGTATTAAGTGACCTCGTAACAGAAATGAAGGAAATTAAACACCCTTACAAGCAGGGTATAGTTGCTCAGAAAGGAGTCGAATTCTAA
- a CDS encoding double-cubane-cluster-containing anaerobic reductase: MTTDYRPMWESVGLDLEAHDQLLQALPPAYGEVYMNQFNRPAGMEYFDFVVSEIHGLRIHELQQHKAAGGKVIGTFCVFVPEEIIRAAGGICIGLCSGIEIGTAQAEKVLPRNICPLIKSFMGFKLAKVCPYFESCDMVVGETTCDGKKKAFEILNDYIPVHVMETPQMKREKDKSLWHSEVQDLLNRTEELTGQKITEEALLQAIKDVNGKRKALLRLSELRKNNPAPISGKDCLLIEQIAMYDDVSRFTQKVNELCDELEERVKNSQGVKETTAKRLIVTGTPMAIPNWKIPHIIEESGAVIVAEELCTGLRYFENLVAETGENMDQTVEQIAARYLNINCACFTPNEGRMEKLLQLAEEYKADGIIHCALTFCDPYAVEANRVEKVLKEKGIPLLRIETDYGQEDVGQLKTRIEAFLELIG, encoded by the coding sequence ATGACAACTGACTACCGACCCATGTGGGAATCCGTGGGACTGGACCTAGAGGCCCACGACCAACTGCTGCAGGCCCTTCCCCCTGCCTACGGAGAAGTTTATATGAACCAGTTCAACCGCCCGGCAGGCATGGAATACTTTGATTTTGTCGTCAGTGAAATACACGGCTTGCGCATCCATGAGCTACAGCAGCATAAAGCGGCGGGAGGCAAAGTAATCGGCACTTTCTGTGTTTTTGTACCTGAAGAAATAATTCGCGCGGCAGGCGGCATCTGCATCGGCCTTTGTTCCGGCATAGAAATAGGCACTGCCCAGGCAGAAAAAGTCCTGCCCAGAAATATTTGCCCGTTGATTAAATCCTTTATGGGTTTTAAACTGGCTAAAGTCTGTCCCTATTTTGAGTCCTGTGACATGGTGGTGGGGGAAACCACCTGTGACGGCAAAAAGAAGGCCTTTGAGATTTTAAACGACTACATCCCGGTGCACGTTATGGAAACGCCTCAAATGAAAAGGGAAAAAGACAAAAGCCTGTGGCATAGCGAAGTACAGGATTTGCTGAACCGTACAGAAGAATTGACCGGCCAAAAAATTACGGAAGAAGCACTGCTGCAGGCTATTAAAGACGTTAACGGCAAAAGAAAAGCCTTACTGCGCTTATCTGAACTGAGAAAGAACAACCCCGCTCCGATCAGCGGAAAGGATTGCCTGCTTATTGAACAAATTGCCATGTATGACGATGTAAGCAGGTTTACCCAAAAAGTCAATGAGCTTTGTGATGAATTGGAAGAAAGGGTAAAAAACAGTCAGGGAGTTAAGGAAACAACCGCTAAACGCCTTATCGTGACCGGCACCCCTATGGCCATACCTAACTGGAAAATTCCTCATATAATTGAAGAGAGTGGAGCAGTCATAGTAGCGGAGGAACTCTGCACCGGTTTACGATATTTCGAGAACCTGGTTGCTGAGACAGGAGAAAACATGGACCAGACAGTCGAACAAATAGCTGCCAGATACCTCAACATCAACTGTGCCTGCTTCACACCTAACGAAGGCAGAATGGAAAAATTGCTGCAGCTGGCAGAGGAGTACAAGGCTGACGGAATTATTCACTGTGCCCTTACCTTCTGTGATCCATATGCCGTAGAGGCCAATCGGGTGGAAAAAGTGTTAAAAGAAAAAGGCATCCCACTTTTAAGAATTGAAACCGATTATGGCCAAGAAGATGTCGGCCAGCTGAAAACACGTATAGAAGCATTTTTGGAGTTGATTGGTTAA
- the ytvI gene encoding sporulation integral membrane protein YtvI: MIVFYLKNMRFLINLVLLLLTMYGIYYLFRLTYHLTFPFLVGTIISLTLEPLIVKLQRNSVPRIYSVLFVVFAIVLLTGLLTMWLVYGLTAEIHTLINEYPAIVKALQLKQQFLLERMSHYQNILPEEFIYNLKEYSNKVNDYIVGMISKTIQVVFVLLKTVPDKLLIYVIVVMYIFFFSMEWPKYKERLKCSISEDLWKKTSQIVNDTKIGIVGYLKAQLIIALISGLIILIGLLLIKSQFVLIITIMCIFASFIPFLGVNIVLVPWAIYSAFFCLESFALELIAIMVTVSVVRHIIEPKILGDKLGIQPIGILVALFIGFELVGFWGLILGPLGLIVFNSMVKSGLLGSLLIDK; encoded by the coding sequence ATGATTGTGTTCTATCTTAAGAATATGCGTTTCTTGATAAATCTTGTTCTATTGTTGCTGACGATGTACGGTATTTACTATCTATTCAGGCTCACATATCATTTAACATTTCCCTTTTTGGTAGGGACAATCATATCCTTGACGCTTGAACCATTGATTGTTAAATTGCAAAGGAATTCAGTGCCGCGTATCTACTCAGTGTTATTTGTAGTATTCGCCATTGTGCTTTTGACAGGTCTCTTAACCATGTGGCTTGTTTATGGATTGACAGCGGAGATTCACACGTTGATTAATGAATATCCCGCTATTGTAAAAGCGCTTCAATTGAAACAACAGTTTTTGTTGGAGAGAATGTCACATTATCAAAATATCCTGCCGGAGGAGTTTATTTATAATTTAAAAGAGTATTCAAATAAGGTGAATGATTATATTGTAGGCATGATTTCAAAAACTATTCAAGTTGTTTTTGTTTTACTTAAGACTGTTCCGGATAAGCTTTTGATTTATGTTATAGTTGTTATGTATATATTTTTCTTTAGCATGGAGTGGCCCAAGTACAAGGAAAGGTTAAAATGTTCAATTTCAGAGGATTTATGGAAAAAAACTTCTCAGATCGTCAACGATACAAAGATAGGTATAGTTGGTTATTTAAAGGCACAGCTAATCATAGCTTTAATTTCAGGATTAATAATTCTGATAGGGTTATTGCTAATTAAATCACAGTTTGTTTTAATCATTACGATTATGTGTATTTTTGCTAGTTTTATTCCTTTTTTAGGCGTAAATATTGTTTTGGTGCCTTGGGCTATCTACTCGGCATTTTTTTGTTTGGAATCTTTTGCTCTGGAGTTAATAGCTATAATGGTAACTGTCTCTGTAGTCCGGCACATTATTGAGCCGAAAATTCTCGGCGATAAATTAGGAATACAGCCTATTGGCATTTTGGTTGCTCTGTTTATTGGTTTTGAATTGGTTGGTTTCTGGGGTCTGATTTTAGGCCCGCTGGGACTTATAGTGTTTAATTCCATGGTTAAGTCAGGTTTGCTGGGTTCATTGCTGATAGACAAATAA
- the metG gene encoding methionine--tRNA ligase: MSKPTFYISTPIYYPSDKLHIGHAYTTVAADSFARYKRMKGYDVWFLTGSDEHGQKIERTAKEKGQSPLEYVDQIVAGFKSLWKKLDVSYDDFIRTTQERHKKVVQDIFQKLYDQGDIYKAQYEGHYCTPCETFWTEYQLDADGNCPDCGRPVEILQEESYFFKMSKYADEILKYIEDNAEFIQPNSRRNEMVSFIKSGLADLCVSRTTFDWGIQVPFDPKHVIYVWVDALTNYISALGYGTGDDSLFRKYWPADMHLVGKDIVRFHTIIWPIMLMAAGIELPKQVLGHGWLLLDSGKMSKSKGNVVDPLELCDKYGVDAIRYYLLRELPLGSDGYYSEEALVNRINIDLANDLGNLISRSTSMIVKFSKGVLEEPETPREPVLLEQYLGSEEAPAEDRDLISLALKTKYEVDDLMERRDISGALAAVWRLVGRANKYVEETSPWSLAKDPELRGRLATVLYNLAETIRFVTVMVTPFMPNFPSMVWQQLAIGNQPELHVWEALEWGNLPAGTRVVKGDAIFPRIDLKTLEKE, translated from the coding sequence TTGAGCAAACCTACATTTTATATTAGCACGCCAATTTATTATCCCAGCGATAAACTTCATATAGGTCACGCTTATACTACCGTAGCGGCGGATTCCTTTGCCCGCTATAAACGGATGAAGGGTTATGATGTTTGGTTTTTAACCGGTTCAGATGAACACGGTCAGAAGATTGAGAGGACAGCTAAAGAAAAAGGCCAGTCACCCCTGGAATATGTGGATCAAATTGTGGCCGGATTTAAAAGCTTATGGAAAAAGCTGGACGTTAGCTACGATGATTTTATCCGCACTACTCAGGAAAGGCATAAAAAAGTAGTACAGGATATTTTTCAGAAGCTCTATGATCAGGGTGATATTTATAAGGCACAGTATGAAGGACATTATTGCACTCCCTGCGAGACCTTTTGGACTGAGTACCAGCTTGACGCAGACGGCAATTGTCCTGATTGCGGCAGGCCGGTAGAGATCCTCCAGGAAGAAAGCTATTTCTTTAAGATGTCTAAATATGCCGACGAGATATTAAAATATATTGAGGATAATGCGGAGTTTATTCAGCCCAACAGCCGCCGCAATGAAATGGTTAGTTTTATCAAGAGCGGTCTGGCGGATCTTTGCGTATCCAGAACAACTTTTGACTGGGGTATACAGGTTCCTTTTGATCCCAAGCATGTGATTTATGTCTGGGTGGATGCTTTGACCAATTACATTTCGGCACTGGGCTATGGTACCGGGGACGACAGCTTATTTAGAAAGTATTGGCCGGCTGATATGCACCTGGTGGGTAAAGATATCGTAAGATTTCACACTATTATTTGGCCAATAATGCTAATGGCTGCAGGTATAGAACTGCCCAAGCAGGTTTTAGGTCATGGCTGGCTTTTGCTGGACAGCGGCAAGATGTCCAAGTCAAAAGGAAACGTTGTTGATCCGCTGGAGCTTTGTGATAAGTACGGGGTAGATGCCATTCGCTATTACCTTTTAAGGGAATTGCCTCTGGGTTCTGACGGTTATTATTCAGAGGAGGCTCTGGTAAACAGGATTAATATCGATTTAGCCAATGATCTGGGCAACCTGATCAGCCGCTCCACCTCTATGATAGTTAAGTTCAGCAAAGGTGTGCTGGAGGAACCCGAAACACCCAGGGAGCCGGTATTACTGGAACAATACCTTGGTTCAGAGGAAGCTCCGGCTGAAGACAGGGATTTAATCAGTCTGGCTTTAAAGACAAAATACGAAGTAGATGATCTTATGGAGCGCCGGGATATATCGGGTGCCTTGGCTGCCGTTTGGCGGTTGGTGGGGCGGGCCAACAAGTATGTTGAGGAGACATCTCCCTGGAGCCTGGCTAAGGACCCGGAACTGAGAGGAAGGCTGGCTACAGTGTTGTATAACCTGGCGGAAACTATCCGTTTTGTTACTGTTATGGTTACTCCTTTTATGCCTAATTTCCCTTCTATGGTTTGGCAGCAGTTGGCCATAGGAAACCAACCGGAATTGCATGTTTGGGAAGCTCTGGAGTGGGGCAATTTACCCGCTGGAACGCGGGTAGTTAAAGGTGATGCTATCTTTCCCCGGATTGATCTAAAAACCTTGGAAAAAGAATAG
- the rsmA gene encoding 16S rRNA (adenine(1518)-N(6)/adenine(1519)-N(6))-dimethyltransferase RsmA has product MSELSSPSKVFNLFKEFNFHTNKKLGQNFLIDSNIISKIISAADLRSEDLVVEIGPGLGVLTQSIADEVSRVLSIEIDRKLQPILEVNLKEYSNTKVIFQDALKTDFDRLVYAEAGGKSRSYKVIANLPYYITTPLLMHILESKFNVELIVIMVQREVAERMTAPPGKKDYGALSVAVQYYTEPEIICRVPKTVFIPAPEVDSTVIRLIKRKLPPVQLKSEKLFFNLVRTAFNQRRKTVLNAMQGSNWGLMKEEWKIILEKAGIDPMRRGETFSLQDFAMLSNCVYETLKELSTVYQEGEQIPLY; this is encoded by the coding sequence TTGTCGGAGTTGTCTTCACCGTCGAAGGTTTTTAACCTGTTTAAAGAGTTTAATTTTCACACTAATAAAAAATTGGGACAGAATTTTTTAATAGACAGCAATATTATCAGTAAAATAATATCTGCTGCGGATTTAAGAAGTGAGGATCTGGTTGTAGAAATCGGGCCCGGTCTGGGTGTTTTGACTCAGTCTATTGCCGATGAAGTTAGCCGGGTTTTGTCTATAGAAATTGATCGGAAATTACAGCCTATTTTAGAAGTTAACTTAAAGGAATATAGCAATACAAAGGTAATTTTTCAAGATGCCCTGAAAACAGATTTTGACCGTTTGGTTTATGCAGAAGCAGGTGGCAAAAGTCGCAGCTATAAAGTAATAGCTAATTTACCTTATTATATTACTACTCCTTTATTGATGCATATACTGGAAAGTAAATTCAATGTGGAATTGATTGTTATAATGGTACAACGTGAGGTGGCTGAGAGAATGACAGCCCCACCGGGAAAAAAAGATTACGGGGCATTAAGCGTGGCAGTGCAGTATTATACTGAGCCTGAGATAATCTGTCGTGTACCCAAAACAGTATTTATACCTGCACCCGAAGTAGATTCTACGGTAATTAGGCTAATAAAAAGAAAATTGCCGCCGGTGCAGCTGAAAAGTGAAAAACTATTCTTTAATTTAGTCAGAACCGCCTTTAACCAAAGAAGAAAGACAGTTTTAAACGCGATGCAAGGATCTAATTGGGGATTAATGAAGGAAGAGTGGAAAATTATATTGGAGAAAGCGGGTATAGACCCAATGCGCAGGGGCGAAACCTTTTCTTTGCAGGATTTTGCCATGCTTTCCAATTGTGTATATGAGACATTGAAAGAATTGTCAACAGTATATCAGGAAGGTGAACAAATTCCGTTATATTAG